The nucleotide sequence ACGGGCGTCAGCAGCAGTGCCGAGAGCAGGAAAGTGCCGACCCGCACCAGCACGGCCCCGATGCCCAGCGAGTCGCCCAGGGTGTGCGCCAGCGCCGAGAGCCAGGTGTTCAGCGCCAGAAACAGCATCAGCACCAGCCCGATCAGCAGAATCATCAGGAAGGACACCACGCGCGTCTTGACAATGTTGGCGATGCCCTGCGGCGGGGCCGGGTCGGCGCCCCACATGGAGTTCAGGGCGTCCTGAAGCTGCACGAACAGCCCGGTGGCACCCATGAACGTCACCACGAAGGCGACCAGGGTAGCGATGACCGAGCCGCGCTGAAGGCCTTCCTGGTTGCTGACGAGGTTGCGCAGGAATTCGGCGGCGTCTCCGCCCACGCTCTGCGCGACGCTGCCTTCCGGCCCGAACAGCTTGTCCACCACCGCCGGGTCGCTCAGGAAAAATCCCGCGATGGCGACCGCGAACAGCAGCAGCGGGGCGAGACTGGAAATGGCGTAGTACGAAATGGCCGCCGCGAGCCGGGGGGCCTTGTCCTGACCGAAGGCTTTGGCCGAGTCACCCATCAGGCCAAACAGGTCACCGGCCTTGAACTTCTGCGGCGGCGCGGCGGACAGGCCGCTGGCGGGCGGCAGCGGGGAAGGAGTTCGGACCGTCATACCGCGCAGTGTAAAGGCGCGGCCCGGGCGGTTGATACGCTGAGCGTATGCAAAACATTCCCGAAGGCTTTACCCAGACCCTGACGGTCACGGTGACAGCCGACATGACGGTGGACTTCGGCGAACTCGGGCAGGTTCACCCGGTCTACGCGACGTACTGGATGGCGAAACACTTTGAGGAAGCCGGGCGCAAGATCATCCTGCCTTTTCTGGAAGACGGCGAGGGCGGTATCGGGGCGCAGGTGGACGTGACCCACACCGCCTCGGCGCTGCCCGGCATGACGGTGACGGTCACGGCGACGCTGGACCGGGTGGAGGGCCGCCGCATTTACGCGACCATGCGGGCCGTGAACGAACTGGGCGACGAAATCGGCCACGGCGCCACCACCCAGGTCTTGCTCCCGCAGACCAGAATCGACGCGGGCTTCGACGACCTGCGCCGCCGCTGGGCCGAAGCCCAGGAGCAGGGCTGATGCGGATTCGCGCCGTGTTCTTCGCCCGCCTCAGGCGCGAGCTGGGCATGGAAGAACTGACCCTGGACGTGCCCGACGGCGCCGACGTGCGGGCGGTGGCCGAGCAACTCGGGCGCGAACATGGCCTGAACCTGCGCGGCTGCATGGTGGCGGTCAACGAAACCTACGCCCGCCCCGAACACCTCCTGCAAGCCGGTGACGAGGTGGCCTTCCTGCCACCGGTGGCGGGCGGCGCCCCGGATGCCGGGGAGGACACCCACTGCCGCGTCACTGCCGACGCGCTGAGCCTGAGCGCCGCCGACGCCTTTCTGGTGCGGCCCGAATGCGGCGCCCAGGCGTACTTCGTGGGCACGGTGCGCTCGCCCAACCAGGGCCAGGTCGTCGAGTACATCGACTACGAAGCCTTCGCCCCGATGGCCGAAAAGGTGATGCGTGAAGCCGCCGCCCTCGCTCGTGAGCGCCACGGCGAGCTGCGGGTGTGGCTTGAACACCGCACCGGTCGCCTCGCCCCCGCCGTCGCCAGCATCGTCATCGGCGTCGCCAGCCCGCACCGCCGCGCCGCCCTCGAAGCCTGCGACTTTCTGATCGAGCACCTCAAAATCGAGCTTCCGGTCTGGAAACACGAGGTCGATGGACGCGGCGAACACTGGGTGCCGGGCACGGCAGGGCACGACACGCTGTGAGGCACCGGTAGAAATACCGTTCTGGACAGCAAAAACAGCCGCCCCTGCATCGACTTGACAGGGGCTGCATACCGCACTATTCTTTCCTTATCACCGTCCGCAAGGGCGGCTTTTTTTGTGCCCCGTGTGTGGTGCCCTGGGAAGGCTTGGTCGGCTAAAGACAGAAAATGTCGTGTCATACGGATTCCGCTTAATTCCTGCACAGTCGGGAAAGCGCCGCCTGTGCATCCATATCGCGAAATCCGTATTTTTTCCTACTCCTTTCAGTCGGATTGAATCCAGAAATCTGCTGGATTCAATCGGAATCCGTATCAGCCGATCAAAACATGCCCAAATGTATAGCCTTGACAAAGGGTGAATACCCCGGTATTCTTTGTCTATCACCGTCCGCGAAGGGCGGATTTTTCGTTTTGGTTTTCGCCCGGATTCGGCGGACAGCAAAGAAGCAACTGGCTCGTGCGCCCTGAATAATCGGCCTGACTTCCAGCGCCGTCTTCTCTGTGCCAGTGGGCAAAAATCCGGATGCGTTTATGGGCTTGACAACGCGCGTATACCGCACTATTCTTTCTCTATCACCGTCCGAGAGGGCGGCTTTTTTATTTGTCCCCTCCTGCTGCCGCTCAGGTCGAGCGCGGGTTCACGTCCACGCGCAGGCGGGCGCCCCAGGTGCGGGTGTCGAGGACGGCGAGCAGGGCAGACAGGCGGGCGTCGTTGCGGGCGCGCAGGAGAAGCTGGTACACATACGCCCCACGCACCCGGGCGACGGCGGCGGGGGCCGGACCAAGCACCTCGGCGGCGGTCGCTCCGGCCCCGTGCAGCGCGTCGGCCAGGGCCTGAGCCGCCACCCTGGCCCGCTCCCGGTCACGGGCCGCCACTTCGATTTGCGCGAGGCGGGCGTGGGGCGGGTAGAACAGTTCGGCGCGGACACGCTCCTCGGCGGCGGGGTAGGCCAGGGCGT is from Deinococcus wulumuqiensis R12 and encodes:
- a CDS encoding YihY/virulence factor BrkB family protein translates to MTVRTPSPLPPASGLSAAPPQKFKAGDLFGLMGDSAKAFGQDKAPRLAAAISYYAISSLAPLLLFAVAIAGFFLSDPAVVDKLFGPEGSVAQSVGGDAAEFLRNLVSNQEGLQRGSVIATLVAFVVTFMGATGLFVQLQDALNSMWGADPAPPQGIANIVKTRVVSFLMILLIGLVLMLFLALNTWLSALAHTLGDSLGIGAVLVRVGTFLLSALLLTPVFAAIFKFLPAVKLEWREVLVGGAITAVLFSIGQILIGIYFGRAAPGSAFGAAGVLVALLAWIYYSAMIFFFGAEATWVYSQKFGTHAGGAGNPAKKAALSESGADVDHGMGQQEREAQAAALRQGKPIKDHRGRIIKTGGKTPAPRPSVPRPGRATKARSGGLLPSLAAAVWNAFAAILAVPTVLILGLLGLGKKKR
- a CDS encoding thioesterase family protein; translated protein: MQNIPEGFTQTLTVTVTADMTVDFGELGQVHPVYATYWMAKHFEEAGRKIILPFLEDGEGGIGAQVDVTHTASALPGMTVTVTATLDRVEGRRIYATMRAVNELGDEIGHGATTQVLLPQTRIDAGFDDLRRRWAEAQEQG
- the moaD gene encoding molybdopterin converting factor subunit 1, whose amino-acid sequence is MRIRAVFFARLRRELGMEELTLDVPDGADVRAVAEQLGREHGLNLRGCMVAVNETYARPEHLLQAGDEVAFLPPVAGGAPDAGEDTHCRVTADALSLSAADAFLVRPECGAQAYFVGTVRSPNQGQVVEYIDYEAFAPMAEKVMREAAALARERHGELRVWLEHRTGRLAPAVASIVIGVASPHRRAALEACDFLIEHLKIELPVWKHEVDGRGEHWVPGTAGHDTL